A window of Strix aluco isolate bStrAlu1 chromosome 2, bStrAlu1.hap1, whole genome shotgun sequence contains these coding sequences:
- the C2H11orf87 gene encoding uncharacterized protein C11orf87 homolog: protein MSAKLSKELRLSLPPCLLNRTSATLNTSSTCITQVGQLFQSFSSTLVLIVLVTLIFCLILLSLTTFHIHKRKMKKRKMQKAQEEYERDHCTRSSNSSSQHPGTGVQGEAPQGRDSRLGRPPQDSEIQRPSPLAAPSSQQARACLDTAGAGLLQTVILS, encoded by the coding sequence ATGAGTGCCAAGCTCTCCAAGGAGTTGAGGCTGTCCCTGCCACCTTGTCTCCTGAACAGGACATCTGCCACCTTAAACACCAGCAGCACCTGCATCACGCAAGTGGGTCAACTCTTCCAGTCCTTTTCGTCCACCCTGGTTTTAATTGTCCTGGTCACCCTCATCTTCTGCCTGatcctcctctccctcaccaccttccacatccacaagaggaagatgaagaagcgGAAAATGCAAAAGGCTCAGGAGGAGTATGAACGGGACCACTGCACCCGCAGCAGCAATAGCAGCAGCCAGCACCCTGGCACGGGGGTGCAGGGAGAGGCGCCCCAAGGAAGAGACAGCCGGCTGGGAAGACCCCCCCAGGACTCGGAGATCCAGCGCCCCTCTCCCTTGGCAGCCCCGAGCTCTCAGCAAGCACGGGCTTGTTTGGACACAGCTGGTGCGGGGCTCCTGCAGACGGTGATTTTGTCATGA